One Triticum dicoccoides isolate Atlit2015 ecotype Zavitan chromosome 5B, WEW_v2.0, whole genome shotgun sequence genomic window carries:
- the LOC119311920 gene encoding peroxidase 35-like: MGAGIRILAAALLALAAVRGATAQLRQGYYSASCPNVEAIVQAAVALKVQQTPVAVGATVRLFFHDCFVQGCDASVIIVSSGNNTAEKDHVSNLSLAGDGFDTVIKAKAAVDTQCPSPNLVSCADILTMATRDVIGLAGGPAYPVELGRLDGLVSTASNVDGNLPPPSFNLDQLTAMFAANNLSQADMIALSAAHTVGFAHCGTFTGRIQTAAVDPTMDPGYASQLLAACPAGVDPNVALEIDPVTPHAFDNQYFINLQKGMGLLTSDQVLYADLRSRPTVDAWAANSSDFEAAFVAAMTNLGRVGVKTDPALGNIRRDCAVLNS, from the exons ATGGGCGCCGGGATTAGGATCCTAGCGGCGGCCCTCCTGGCGCTCGCGGCCGTCCGCGGCGCGACGGCGCAGCTCCGGCAGGGCTACTACTCCGCCAGCTGCCCCAACGTGGAGGCCATCGTGCAAGCCGCCGTGGCCCTCAAGGTCCAGCAGACGCCCGTCGCCGTCGGCGCCACCGTCCGCCTCttcttccacgactgcttcgtccAG GGATGCGACGCGTCGGTCATCATCGTGTCGTCGGGGAACAACACGGCGGAGAAGGACCACGTGAGCAACCTCTCCCTCGCCGGCGACGGCTTCGACACCGTCATCAAGGCGAAGGCGGCCGTGGACACGCAGTGCCCCAGCCCCAACCTGGTGTCGTGCGCGGACATCCTCACCATGGCCACCCGGGACGTCATCGGCCTG GCCGGCGGCCCGGCGTACCCCGTGGAGCTCGGGAGGCTGGACGGGCTGGTGTCGACGGCGAGCAACGTGGACGGGAACCTGCCGCCGCCGTCGTTCAACCTGGACCAGCTGACGGCGATGTTCGCCGCCAACAACCTGTCCCAGGCCGACATGATTGCGCTCTCCG CGGCGCACACGGTGGGGTTCGCGCACTGCGGGACGTTCACGGGCCGGATCCAGACGGCGGCAGTGGACCCGACGATGGACCCCGGGTACGCGTCGCAGCTGCTGGCGGCGTGCCCGGCGGGGGTGGACCCGAACGTGGCGCTGGAGATCGACCCGGTGACGCCGCACGCCTTCGACAACCAGTACTTCATCAACCTGCAGAAGGGGATGGGCCTGCTCACCTCCGACCAGGTCCTCTACGCCGACCTCCGGTCGCGCCCCACCGTCGACGCCTGGGCGGCCAACAGCTCCGACTTCGAGGCCGCCTTCGTCGCCGCCATGACCAACCTCGGCCGCGTCGGCGTCAAGACGGACCCCGCGCTCGGCAACATCCGCCGCGACTGCGCCGTGCTCAACAGCTGA
- the LOC119311919 gene encoding peroxidase 50-like, whose translation MARWSSCMALLVLAVAAQLGASDLSPGYYGSSCPSLESIVRGVVTQKMDDTIRTIGSTIRLFFHDCFVEGCDASVLIRSTPGNPTEMDADDNKSLAFEGYETVRIAKEAVEAACPDLVSCADILTIATRDAIALSGGPFYPVELGRLDGLSSTASSVAGKLPQPTSTLNQMVAMFRAHGLNMSDIVALSAAHTVGLAHCGKFRDRVYGSPADATLNPKYAAFLRTKCPADGSSDPMVLMDQATPALFDNQYYRNLQDGGGLLASDQLLYNDNRTRPLVNSWANSTAAFSRGFVDAITKLGRVGVKSGSDGNIRKLCDVFN comes from the exons ATGGCCCGGTGGTCGTCGTGCATGGCGCTGCTCGTCCTCGCCGTCGCCGCGCAGCTCGGCGCGTCCGACCTGTCGCCGGGCTACTACGGCAGCAGCTGCCCCAGCCTGGAGAGCATCGTGCGCGGCGTGGTGACGCAGAAGATGGACGACACCATCCGCACCATCGGCTCCACCATCCGCCTCttcttccacgactgcttcgtcGAG GGTTGCGACGCGTCGGTGCTGATCCGGTCGACGCCGGGGAACCCGACGGAGATGGACGCCGACGACAACAAGTCGCTGGCGTTCGAGGGCTACGAGACGGTGAGGATCGCCAAGGAGGCCGTGGAGGCCGCGTGCCCCGACCTCGTCTCGTGCGCCGACATACTCACCATCGCCACACGGGACGCCATCGCCCTG AGCGGCGGGCCCTTCTACCCAGTGGAGCTGGGGAGGCTGGACGGCCTGAGCTCCACGGCCAGCAGCGTGGCCGGCAAGCTGCCGCAGCCCACCAGCACCCTCAACCAGATGGTCGCCATGTTCAGGGCGCACGGGCTCAACATGTCCGACATCGTCGCTCTCTCAG CGGCgcacaccgtggggctcgcgcactgcGGCAAGTTCAGGGACCGGGTGTACGGCAGCCCGGCGGACGCGACGCTGAACCCCAAGTACGCGGCGTTCCTGAGGACCAAGTGCCCCGCCGACGGGTCGTCGGACCCGATGGTGCTCATGGACCAGGCCACGCCGGCACTCTTCGACAACCAGTACTACCGGAACCTGCAGGACGGCGGGGGGCTGCTCGCCTCCGACCAGCTCCTCTACAACGACAACCGCACGCGGCCCCTCGTCAACTCGTGGGCCAACAGCACGGCCGCCTTCAGCCGGGGCTTCGTGGACGCCATCACCAAGCTCGGCCGCGTCGGGGTCAAGTCCGGCAGCGACGGCAACATACGCAAGCTGTGCGACGTCTTCAACTGA